Proteins found in one Salvia splendens isolate huo1 chromosome 10, SspV2, whole genome shotgun sequence genomic segment:
- the LOC121752127 gene encoding bifunctional TH2 protein, mitochondrial-like isoform X2 codes for MAEECADDDDAKLGIAELRKNVLKELKMHDSSGDVWGFSLPKDITPNAATVKYTDFLLATASGKVDGIKAPGKLATPFEKTKLAAYTIGAMTPCMRLYAFLGKELQTLVDPNEGVHPYQKWIDNYSSDAFQAAALQTEDLLETLSVSLTGEELDIIEKLYFHAMKLEIEFFLAQPLAQQIVVPLSKEHNPTEKCLVLFSDFDLTCTVVDSSAILAEIAIITAPKSDQNQTETQLARMSSVDLRNTWGELSKDYTEEYEQCIDSILHSDKEDKFNYLGLRAALENLSDFEKKANLRVIESGVLKGINADDIKRAGGRLILQDGCTNFFQHAVRNEKLNKNINILSYCWCADLIRSAFSSVGLEDGTIHANELVYEDSVSTGEIVKKIESPVDKVQVFTKILQNSCNDKKTVTIYIGDSVGDLLCLLEADVGIVIGSSASLRRVGNHFGVSFVPLFPSLVAKQKQVTDESMPGWKGLSGVLYTVSSWTEIHSFILGL; via the exons GTATGGGGTTTTAGTTTGCCCAAAGACATCACTCCAAATGCTGCAACTGTTAAGTATACAGATTTTTTGTTGGCAACGGCCTCGGGAAAGGTTGATGGGATAAAAGCTCCTGGTAAACTTGCTACTCCTTTTGAGAAAACAAAATTGGCAGCTTATACTATCGGTGCCATGACACCTTGTATGAGGCTATATGCCTTTCTGGGTAAGGAGTTGCAGACACTTGTTGATCCCAATGAAGGTGTTCATCCTTACCAAAAGTGGATAGACAATTATTCCTCTGATGCTTTTCAG GCTGCAGCTTTGCAAACAGAGGATCTTTTGGAAACATTGAGTGTATCTTTAACTGGGGAAGAGCTTGATATAATTGAAAAGCTCTATTTTCACGCTATGAAGCTTGAAATAGAGTTCTTTCTAGCCCAGCCACTTGCGCAGCAAATTGTTGTTCCACTCTCTAAAGAGCACAACCCAACAGAAAAATGTCTCGTGTTATTTTCAGATTTTGATTTGACGTGCACTGTTGTGGACTCATCAGCGATCTTGGCGGAAATAGCAATTATAACAGCTCCAAAATCAGATCAAAACCAAACTGAAACTCAACTTGCTCGGATGTCCTCAGTTGATTTAAGAAATACATGGGGAGAACTTTCCAAGGATTACACTGAAGAGTATGAACAGTGCATCGACAGCATACTGCATTCTGATAAAG AGGACAAATTCAACTATCTCGGGCTACGTGCAGCACTTGAGAACCTTTCAGATTTTGAGAAAAAAGCAAACTTAAGAGTGATCGAGTCTGGGGTATTGAAGGGTATAAATGCCGATGACATCAAACGGGCTGGAGGACGCCTTATCCTACAGGATGGTTGTACCAATTTTTTTCAGCATGCTGTTAGGAATGAAAAGTTGAACAAAAACATTAATATCCTCTCCTATTGCTGGTGTGCTGATCTAATCAGGTCTGCTTTTTCCTCAG TTGGTTTAGAAGATGGTACCATACATGCAAATGAGTTGGTCTATGAAGACTCAGTATCCACGGGTGAGATTGTTAAGAAGATTGAGTCTCCGGTCGACAAAGTTCAAGTGTTTACTAAAATACTGCAGAACAGCTGCAACGATAAGAAGACCGTGACCATCTATATTGGAGATTCAGTGGGTGACTTGCTTTGCTTGCTCGAAGCAGATGTGGGAATCGTGATAGGTTCAAGCGCCAGCCTTAGAAGAGTGGGAAATCATTTCGGCGTTTCTTTTGTTCCCCTTTTCCCATCTCTGGTCGCGAAACAGAAACAAGTAACTGATGAAAGCATGCCTGGCTGGAAGGGTCTTTCTGGAGTTCTCTACACAGTATCAAGCTGGACAGAGATCCATTCTTTCATTCTCGGGTTGTAG